One window of the Eucalyptus grandis isolate ANBG69807.140 chromosome 6, ASM1654582v1, whole genome shotgun sequence genome contains the following:
- the LOC104451291 gene encoding putative receptor like protein 25 — translation MIMNLEAMINSEISSDTSLYMTQSFRNASYENSVTVTLKGQKIELMKILTIYTIIDLSNNSFQGDIPEVIGHLHSLIGLNLSHNHFASSIPLSLGNLTNLGWLDLSSNKLSGEIPRNLGDLASLGYLNLSKNQLTGRIPQDRHLDTFSNDSFSGNPNLCGLPLSKACPGDVRSPPPSSSSNFDHLGDESWFTQKATWIGYASGIDEYEGDEKIRNMKVLNLLREFERLRMKDSESMKKYSETD, via the exons ATGATAATGAACTTGGAAGCCATGATAAATAGCGAGATTAGCTCTGACACCTCATTGTATATGACACAGTCATTTCGAAATGCGTCATATGAAAATTCTGTGACTGTGACCTTAAAGGGCCAAAAGATTGAGCTAATGAAGATCTTAACTATCTATACAATCATTGACTTGTCGAACAACTCTTTCCAAGGGGATATCCCAGAAGTTATTGGACATCTTCACTCTCTCATCGGGCTCAACCTTTCTCATAATCACTTTGCAAGTTCCATCCCACTGTCCCTAGGGAACTTGACTAACCTCGGATGGCTTGATCTTTCTTCGAACAAGCTTAGTGGGGAAATTCCGAGAAATTTGGGAGATTTGGCATCCCTTGGGTACTTAAACCTCTCCAAGAATCAATTGACCGGTCGAATTCCTCAAGACAGACACTTGGACACATTTTCAAATGACTCGTTTAGTGGGAATCCAAACTTATGTGGACTTCCATTGTCAAAAGCATGCCCTGGAGATGTTCGATCTCCTCCACCGTCGTCCTCCTCAAATTTCGATCACTTAGGTGATGAGAGTTGGTTCACACAAAAGGCTACGTGGATTGGTTATGCATCTGGAATT gatgaatacgagggagatgagaagataaggaaCATGAAGGTgttgaatctcttgagggagtttgagagactGCGGATGAAGGATTCAGAGTCAATGAAGAAATATTCCGAGACTGATTGA